Genomic segment of Vulpes lagopus strain Blue_001 chromosome 7, ASM1834538v1, whole genome shotgun sequence:
GCCCCGGGCGTGGGAAGGAATCCACTTGCTGGCCAGCATTCTTGCCCTGCCCACCCCTACCCTGGGCCCACACTGGtgataaaatgaaggaaatgagcAAATTTGCCGGCTGGCTCCAAAGTAAATTCCTTCCTGGCCTGGAGGCGAGGCCTTGGCACAGGAAGCAGGGCTTTGGGATGGTTTTGCAGCTGCGGATGGCTTGGCAGGGCTCCTATCCCAAGACctggagtggggagtgggggataggaaggggctgcaggaggggatCTGAGGAAGCCAGTGAACTGATCTCCCATTAGGAGCCTGGTCCCTCAGAGCCTAGGCTGTCTCTGCAGAGTACTCATGGTCTTTTGGAGGGGCCGTCAACACCCTTTGCCCTCCTTGGGGCTTGGCATGTGACCACCACAGCCTCACCCTAATTCCAGCCTGCTCTGTGGGGAAGAAAGGCTTACACAATCTTAGGGTGGAAACACAGACTCCTGtggctttatttttgtgtatttaagaCAAAGGCTCTTCCTTCCACTTATGACACAATACAGACCTGATACCCTTCCACTTCTCTCATCCTGTGACAAGAGTGCTGGGTTTGTCTGGGTCAGATTTAGGCCTGGCCTGATGAATTCCCACAGTCAGGGAAgacaaaaccagacacagaccTTCCTGGCCCCATTGTATCAGGGCTGGGCCAGAGGAATAACTTGGGTCTAGGAAGTCCAAGGagtcagagtctgcttgagagggAGTAAAGGCTATGTGAGAAGTATGTACTGGGTAggattttagggttttttttgtttgtttgtttttatctgtttgtttgttttttaaagattttatttatttattcatgagagacacagagagagagagagaggcagagacacaggcagagggagaagcaggctccatgcagggagcctgatgtgggacgcgaccccgggactccaggatcatgccctgggctgaaggtaggcactaaaccactgagccacccagggattcccattagtttttgttttttaaagattttatttatttatttgagagagtgcacacaagagagcacaagtggtggagagggagaagtaggttgctcatcgagcagggagcctgatgtggggctcgatcctaggacccagggatcatgacttgagccaaaggcagtcacttaaccaactgagccacctaggtgctttTTGGGTAGGGTTTTGAAGGTTGAACAGGAGTTTGCTAGATGGCTCAAACAGCAGGTAGAGTTTTGTAGGGCAAGGgaataatacatgtaaagatCATGAAGCAGGAAAGGGCTTAGCATGATTAGTTTTTGGGGCATGGCAAGTTTGTCGAGCATTATGTGTAGGGCTGGTGCTTTCTCTCTGCTGCCAGGCTGGACCGCTTTGAGAAGACCAACGAGATGCTGCTGAATTTCAACAACCTGTCAAGTGCTCGCCTGCAGCAAATGAGCGAGCGCTTCCTGCACCACACAAGGACCCTGGTGGAGATGAAGCGAGACCTGGACAGCATCTTCCGCAGGATCAGGTGGGTCCTCAGCCCCTCCagcttctgcctccccctctgagCCTCAAGTTCCTCCCCTGTTCAATGAAGACCATCCACTCCCTATAACAGAGCAATGAAGGAGATTTAGCTCCTTTGCTTTATGAGGCTTTAGCGCTCACTTAGAATCTGAGAAGTTCTGAACTTTGGGATAAAAAATCTTGAAGTTTCTGAAtttaagtttcatttatctttcaaaaaatggaCTGCAGCACCAGATGTATAAGGCAAAAGGAAGGCAAGTGCAGCCAGGGAAAGGCAAGCCTCTGGTCCCTCCAGCCCCCAATCCAGGTCTTCTCTCAAGAGGTGTAAGAAATTGCCAGTTTTTTGTGCGTCCCTTCTGAGCTTTTTTCTGTGACGAAACACAGAATGCTCGAGGCAGCACTCAAGAGCCTGCATCAGTGCCACTGTTAATGACTGTGGCCACATGCCTGGGCCTGGAGTGAGCCAGAGTTGCACCCACAGTTCCCCTACTGATGGAGTCACTTCCTCGGCCCTGGGGGCAGCCGCACCCACTGGCAGAGCAGAAATCCTGCAATGGGCcaattaaatttagaaaagcaCATATTTTCTGGGGCGTCTCATTGGGCTGGTTGCCCAGGTATGGTGTTGGGGGTGAGCTGGAACCCCAAGTATTGGCACCCTTTGTGCATATCTGTATCACCCGGGAAGAAGAAAGTTGTTTCTGCCCAGTTGCCCTGTGGGTAGGGACCCAGCAATGGTAGTACTTCTGGTGGGGACTGGTTGGCCACGGTCAAGGATGAGACTCCACCCCAAAGATccctttatcattctttttaaacatgACTTTATTACTTTGGGGGGAGAAAAGGACAAACAGCTGGTTAGAAATGAAGCAGGCATTTCTCTGTGAACATTTTAATATGTGCAAGGTACGTGGTGTCTGGAATGGATAATCACTCCTAACACAGACACTCTCATCCCAGTGATGGGAGACCAACTGGAACAAGTCACTCAGAGGAGTGACTGCTGAGGATGGAGTGAGGAAGCCTCCTGGAAGGTTATCTGGACAGAGGAGGGCAGACATAAGAAAGGCATGGCAGGTAGAGGGCCCAGCTAGGCCCAGCATCAAGGACACTCAGAAGCTCTGTGACAGCTGGGTGGCTGCCATCTGCCCAGGGGTGAAAGGTCTGCAGGGCTGAGAACATGggcctccctccagcccaggAACAGTGACAAGCGGTACCGGGGGAGGGGggttcccatcccccacccacctggaGCTGGCAGTTAGGGTTCCTGGTGTACACCAGGCCCAGCCTGTCTGCTTGGCAGGTTCAGCCCTGTatgccttcccttcccctgcaGGACGCTGAAAGGGAAGCTGGCCAGGCAGCACCCGGAGGCCTTCAGCCGTAAGTGTCATCCAGGGCTCTTGTGCCCCACGCCTGGCCTCTGTACTCGCAGATGCCAGTGCCCTAACCCCAGGGCTGGCTTCTGGAAGGTCACCTCAGGGGCTGACGCTGAGTCCAGGCCCTAATGGGCAGTAGATCCAGAGAGACctggagcagggggcaggggtgggggtgctttTCTGGTCTTGGCCACCTGTAGAGCAGATATTGGGACCAGGATCCCCTTCCTGGGGGGAGGTTACACAGGGGAATATGGATAAGAACGATGACAGTCCTTGCCCATGTGGATTAACATAGCCCTATGAGGCAGGCTCTTACCTGTAACCACCCATGAAGTGGGCTGAGACTATCCCATTTCATACAGGGGGAAAGTAGCCCAAAAGATCAGTGACTTCTCAGAGGCAGTGCAGCATCCCCCCATGCTGAGCCTCATTCTGCACCCTCTGCCCAATGGGCCGACATTTCCCCACCCCAAGGCTGTTAACAACCACAGGCACAAGGGCAATTCTGtccgggcacctggctggctcagtcagtagagcatgcgacttgatcttggggttgtgaattcgagtgccacattgagtgtagagcttcctttaaaaaaaaaaaaaaaaggcaattctaTTATCAGGCCTGGTTTATAGAGCAGAATACTGAGGCAGCCTGGTCCTGGCAACACAGTCAAGAAGGCAGAcccaggctcaggctcaggccaAAGGCCCATGTTGACTTGACCCCAGAGAAGCCAGGTCCTGCCGCACCTTGAAGGAAAACCTCTCACCTgccagggcctcagtttcctcctctgtaaaatgggccacATTATGCCCCGTTGGGTGGCAGGGGAGCTGTCAGGGGTCATAGGCCCAGTAAATCCCTCATTACAGTGCCCACCATAGTGACTAAGCCAACTCCATCCCCCAGACATCCCAGAGGCATCCCTCCTGGAGGACGAGGATGAAGACCTCATCCCGCCCAGCACCACAACCACCATTGCCACCTCGGAACAGAGCACGGGCTCATGTGACACCAGTCCTGACACCGTCTCGCCCTCCCTCAGCCCTGGCTTCGAGGACCTCTCCCATGTCCGCTCCAGCTCCCCTGCCATCAATGGCCGCAGCCAGACAGACGATGAGGAGACACCGGGCGAGTAATACTACTCCCTGGCACCCCAAGGGGTCTCAGGGCAGTGGCAGCACTCCCTCGGTGTCTGAGGTGGCAGCAGGTAACCCTGCCTGGAGATCAGCAGCTTTGCCACCCTGTTCTGTCACCTGGAGCTCCCCGGGGGACAAGGCTCCCTCCCAAGGGTGTGGAAATCCTAGGGGTCTGTCATTCCCACTTCTTCCTCATTGAGAACATCTGTCTTCTGCAGACCCTTCTGCCAAGCCAGGGGATGATCAGCTTGGCTGGAGTTGTTGGGCTGGGCATAAGGGAGCTTCTCCAGAGCCAGGCTTGAAGTTTGCTCTAACCAACATTTAAAGGCTCCCAGAGACCAGAGCCAGATAGCCCCTGCCCCAGTGCCTTGGTCGACACCTCCTCAAAGTGGACCAGCACTGTCTTGTCTGAGTTCACCCCAGCCCATCCCTGCACCTACTAATTCtggtctccttctcccttcttccaacAAAAGTATTGAATACTGTCTCCAGTTGGTATCTCAAGGAGGTTTCTGAGACAGTTGTAGAAGGCTCAAGATGAAGGCTGGCCATTCAGCCACAAGCCTGATAAGCCCTGTGTTTCTCTGACCAGAGGTGTGAACCCCGAGGGCCCAGCAGGCCTCTCCCAGGGCCTCCATGGAGCAAGCTGAGCCACCTTGGAAAACAGAGTTAAACGGAATATTTTTGTACCCGATGTTTACAGATGCTGTTGGGAAGTTATCAATAAAAAGACTCTGTTACTAAAAAGGGAAGGGTGTACTTAGCAGTGGCTTCCTTCCATCCTTGGACCCAGGCGGCTGTAAGGGGGACAAGTGCGTGCAGGATGTGAGACAGGAGGGGTATGAACGGCCAGGTACCATTGAGCTAGAAACAGATGTGGCTACTGTTGGGAATCTCCAGTAGCAACCATAATAACCCAACTTCCTATCACCGCCTATGTATGTACTCACACATGTTGTTACCACTTCTCACAAGTGTTCCCTTAGCTCTTTGAAAAACTCCTCCTCCAGATTTGTCTCAGGATGGACTCCTTAGGGACCCAGGCTGAGTCCCATTCCCCAGGAGACACTGTGTAGAGTTCCCTCATCTTTTAAGCACTTAGAAATTTAATTATGTTATTAAAGGCATCTTCCTAGATCCAAGAGTGTGTGCTTTTGCCTGTCAATAGGGGGCGCTGGTAAGCGTTCAAGGAAATAAAGAGCTACGCTGTCAAATCTATAGGTAACTCAAGACTCAGTCCTAACAAAAGTCCTCCATGGCCCCAAACAGACTCTGGGTCGCACCCCATTTTCTTGAGTGAATGCACCAGCCCCACCTGCCCTCACTGCTTAGTGCCACCTTGAAATTCATCCTCTCCCGGCGGCCAGAAAGTTTTCAGATAACTGACTCCTAGTGTTAGGTGGCTCCCAAGTGTCTCACACGTCCCATCCTTGCGCCTCCTCCTACCTTCTGTGTCCTGACCCCTGAGCCCTGGACCCGCTGATCCTTTACTTAATTCCTTGGCTTTAGCACAAATAGTCTCCTCTACTGTAGTCAGGAAGCATCCCCCAAGAGGCCGCTGTGTGCCATCAGTTTTTGGCAACCCACAAACAGGGTGGAAATACCCAGAAAGACGTAGCCGCCCCCTCACGTGACTTGGAGGACGGGTCCTACACCCGGAAGCGGGATGGCGACACTTGCCCACAGGCGCCGCGGCTTCGTTCGCCAGCACTCAATATGGCGgcagggcggggccggggggtgggCGCGGCGCGGATTGTGACGCAAGCGCGCAGCGTGCTGAGTGCGCAGGCGCTCTCAGCGGCAAATCGGCGGTTTCCGGTTCCGCCGCCCTTTTTCTCTTCAACGAGGTGGGCGAGCGGTTTGGTGGCGGCGGCCTTGCGAGTTCGCTCCAGGTACGGGTAGGGCGGGAGGCTGTGGGGAGTCGCAGGCGTCGAAATAGTGGAGGGGTCGGCCCGGAACCCGTCCGCGCGGGCGAGGTTCCGCGAGGCGGCCGGGTCAGCTGAGATGGGCGCGTGAGGCCGTGGTTCCCAGCCTGGACTGAGTCCCGGTATGCGAACGAGCCTTTGAGAGAGGGGGCCTGTGTGCTCTGCTAGCCCAAGCTACCCCACGAGGCTTGAGGGCGTGGATGGTCTTCTTGGGCAAACTCCTTAATGGAGGAGGGGTATGAAGCCTATAGTTTTTTTTCCGGGCCATGTAGTGCGTCAGTTCTCTTAGAATTATTAAGTTTCTTCCTCCTACCACAAGGTTATTTTCTACCTTACATGTTTTAATACGTCTATAAGGAGAGGGTGGTAGCGTCCAccttatacttttccttttttttttggacgATGAAATTATGTGTAAACAAGTACCAGGCACGTGGTTGGCAGATACCGTTTATGGATTGGGGCAAAGGCAGGAAGCGTGGTCTGGCGAGTTTGGGTATAAATTGGGAGAGAAGCCAGGGTGTTGGGTGTCTGAGCTTGGAGTTGGAGAGAACTGCAAGGGAGGAAAGTGTGTTGGAGTGGCTACTGAAATGGGATTTCCACTCAGGTAGCAGGAAGGGCTGCTTGTGGAGCAAATGTGGCttacagaaggggagggaggctgggatcTCCAGACCACACTTGAAAATTTTGTCTGGCAAGATAGTGCACCAGCCATGTACTTTTCATTCCATCATCAAAGCTGACAGTCTCATTTGCTGGATCCAAGGAGCATAACCATAGTCCTTTTTCCCATGAAACACCCTTTGCCATAATGGTCCAGGGGTAAGGTAAAGGAAGCATGATCTTGTTTATAAGACAGGTTTGGGCTGCAGGCTTAGAGAGGTGGAAGGAAACGGGCACTGGGGTGCGCCTGTAATTGTGGTTGATGCTGGCACAGGGCTGGCAGGGTCAAGGCTTGCCAGCCCCTGAGCTCAAACTGCTTGCACCTGCATTTCTCACACCTCCATTCTACTTCCTACCTTCCAACAGACGCAGAGATGCAGATCTTTGTGAAGACCCTGACGGGCAAAACTATCACCCTTGAGGTCGAGCCCAGTGACACCATTGAAAATGTCAAAGCCAAAATCCAAGACAAGGAGGGTGAGTTAGGCTGAGTCCAGAGGCTCTGTCCTCTCCAGCTCAGAGGAGCCACTGTCATGTGCAGGATGGGTACTGAACTTGTATAGACCTCAGCCTTGGCAAGTACCTCCCCTGTGTGATCTCCGGAACAAGAGAGCTTGTTCTCTTTATCTTAGCTTCCCTTTTGACAGATTGGAGGTAATGCCAGAGCACCCCTGCGGGGAGAGGTGAAGCTGCCAATAATATACTCACCAGAGCCTCCATAACAGAGCTTTCTTCTTCCCAGGCATCCCGCCTGACCAGCAGCGTCTGATTTTTGCGGGCAAACAGCTA
This window contains:
- the KXD1 gene encoding kxDL motif-containing protein 1 codes for the protein MDPPDSASRVFCSRILSMVNTDDVNAIILAQKNMLDRFEKTNEMLLNFNNLSSARLQQMSERFLHHTRTLVEMKRDLDSIFRRIRTLKGKLARQHPEAFSHIPEASLLEDEDEDLIPPSTTTTIATSEQSTGSCDTSPDTVSPSLSPGFEDLSHVRSSSPAINGRSQTDDEETPGE